The Maridesulfovibrio salexigens DSM 2638 region ATATGCGCTCTCTTATTTTTGACCTTCATCCTCCGGAGCTGGAAAGCGAAGGTCTGGTGGGGGCGATTCAGGCGCGCTTGAATTCCGTTGAAATACGCTCCGGTCTTGGGGCAGATCTATTTGTGGAAGGCGATGAAAGGCGTTTGCCCCTGCGTGTAGAGGAAGAACTCTTCCGTATTGCTATCGAGGCTTTGAATAATTCCACCAAGCATTCAAAGGCCGAATCTGTTACTGTGAAGGTCGATTTTGCTGAAGGTAAGACCGTTGTTCAGATAATTGATGATGGTCAGGGATTTGATATTGCAACATTGCCTACGGGCGGTATGGGGCTGCGCGGGATTCGTGAACGGGTTGAGCGTATTAATGCCCATCTTGATATAAACAGTGAATCCGGAAAGGGCACTGTGCTGACTGTAAAAGTTTTTGACGTTGAAGGGACTGGAGGCGGAGATGAGTGATGTAATTAAGGTTTTGCTGGTTGATGACCACGATATAGTACGTATAGGTGTGCGTAGTTTTCTGGGTAGTTTTGATGATATCAAGGTTGTCGGTGAGGCCGCCAACGGTCAGGAAGCCGTGGAAATGACCGCTGAACTTTCTCCTGATATTATTCTTATGGATATGCTTATGCCGGTTATGGACGGTATTCAGGCTATTCGCGAGATACGGGATCGTAAGCTTCCGGGTCGGATAATAGCCCTGACCAGCTTTGCCACCGACGATAAGCTTTTTCCGGCTATTAAGGCGGGAGCTATGGGCTATCTGCTCAAGGATTCCACCCCGGATGAACTGTTGGAAGCTATCCGCCGTGTGCACCGGGGAGAACCTTCACTTGCTCCTGATATTGCTCGTAAGGTGCTTTCCGAGCTATCCCAGCCGGGCGAGGATTCTGAAACTCCCACTCCTGATCCGCTTACGCCGCGTGAGCTTGATACTCTCAAGCTGGTAGCCAAAGGTAAGAGCAATAAGGCCATTGCTGAGGAAATGTTTGTCAGTGAGGCTACTGTTCGTACTCACATGACCAGCATTCTTTCCAAGCTGCATCTGGCAAATCGTGTGGAAGCCACACTGTATGCTCTACGCGAAGGTATTGCTTCTCTTTAAGGTTGGAATTTATGATCCGGTACGGAGTTAATTCGTGCCGGATTGTTCGTCTTGCCGTACCATTTGCATGTATTTCTTTATGATACTGTCTATTCTTCCATTCCTTGTCATAGTCTGAATAGCTTTCTCGAATTCAGGCAGTATTTCGACATATTTACTTTTTTTGCTGATGAGTAGGTGGAAAGGTATGCAGTCGACCGTGCCGTTTGTCTGTACTATTTTCTGCGAAAGATTCTTTTTTTTGATTTCAATCCATGCTGAAACAGGCCACTCAATTACAATGTCACCTCTTTTATATGCCAGCATCGGCCAAACATTATCAGGTCTTGAGGCTTCATACGTTTTAATTCCAAGGGATTGAATATTGTTCTTGTTCCATCCATTCCCGACATAAGTGATTATTGAAAGACCTGTTCTTTCTATGTCTTCCGGTGTTTTTACCTGATCAATGGATGCTTCTTGAGGATTATTCTTGTATGTGAATAGCTGGAGATGTTTATGATAAAATGGTGTGGGGTGGGTTAAAGTATATTCTGATCTCTCATCAGTGCGGACAGTCATAATTGCATCGGCTTTTCCTGTTCTTACGTAGTTCTGGCATCTCGCCCAAGGATATGATTCCCACTTAATCTCTACGTTAATACTGTTCATAGCTTCTGATACTATTTCATAAAAAATACCGGACCTAGTTCCGTCTTTTTCAGTCCTGAAGAGTGGCCAGTAATCACTGTATGTTATGATTATTGGATCATTTTCTGCGTAACACTGTGGGGTGGATGTTATAGAAATAACACAGATTAGAATTGAAATTATAAATATGTTATTAAGATAGATCCTCATTTGTTTCTCCATTGCATAGAAACAATAACAATAATGACAGTAATAGCAACTATTAATATTTTAAAATTCAACTTGCATTAATTTTATGTGGTCCGGTTGAACAATTTAAAAATATTCAAGTTTTACGATCTCTACGACAAATGTCGTGGAAAATGAAGTTGTACG contains the following coding sequences:
- a CDS encoding substrate-binding periplasmic protein, which translates into the protein MRIYLNNIFIISILICVISITSTPQCYAENDPIIITYSDYWPLFRTEKDGTRSGIFYEIVSEAMNSINVEIKWESYPWARCQNYVRTGKADAIMTVRTDERSEYTLTHPTPFYHKHLQLFTYKNNPQEASIDQVKTPEDIERTGLSIITYVGNGWNKNNIQSLGIKTYEASRPDNVWPMLAYKRGDIVIEWPVSAWIEIKKKNLSQKIVQTNGTVDCIPFHLLISKKSKYVEILPEFEKAIQTMTRNGRIDSIIKKYMQMVRQDEQSGTN
- a CDS encoding response regulator, which encodes MSDVIKVLLVDDHDIVRIGVRSFLGSFDDIKVVGEAANGQEAVEMTAELSPDIILMDMLMPVMDGIQAIREIRDRKLPGRIIALTSFATDDKLFPAIKAGAMGYLLKDSTPDELLEAIRRVHRGEPSLAPDIARKVLSELSQPGEDSETPTPDPLTPRELDTLKLVAKGKSNKAIAEEMFVSEATVRTHMTSILSKLHLANRVEATLYALREGIASL